Proteins encoded together in one Mus musculus strain C57BL/6J chromosome 16, GRCm38.p6 C57BL/6J window:
- the Cmss1 gene encoding protein CMSS1, whose translation MADDLGDEWWENQPAAASSPEQSGGEEGGDTEMTQQDTAPVPEKTQQPTECFLTQTKEPKAEDSRKTRKWKKKKISDILAKSEPKPGTPEDLQKLIRDHYSSSRSVIELEELHLPDSCFLKANDLTHSLSSYLKEICPKWVKLRKTHNEKKSVLMLILCSSAVRALELIRSLTAFKGDAKVMKLFAKHIKVQEQVKLLEKRVIHLGVGTPGRIKELVKQDGLHLNPLKFLVFDWNWRDQKLRRMMDIPEIRKEVFELLDMGVFSLCKSDSLKLGLF comes from the exons AGCAATCAGGTGGTGAGGAAGGAGGGGACACGGAAATGACACAGCAGGACACAGCTCCGGTTCCTGAGAAAACCCAACAG CCCACTGAGTGTTTCCTGACACAAACAAAGGAACCCAAAGCAGAGGACTCTCGGAAGACCAGGAAGTGGAAGAAG aagaaaatttctgATATTCTTGCAAAATCAGAGCCCAAACCAGGGACCCCTGAGGACCTTCAGAAGCTGATCAGAGACCATTACAGCAGCAGCCGTTCCGTGATAGAATTAGAAGAACTGCACCTACCAG ACTCCTGCTTCCTCAAGGCCAATGATTTGACTCACAGTCTCTCTTCATACCTAAAAGAAA TCTGTCCTAAGTGGGTAAAACTTCGGAAAACCCACAACGAGAAGAAGTCGGTCCTGATGCTGATCCTCTGCAGCTCCGCTGTGCGAGCCCTGGAGCTCATCAG GTCTCTGACAGCATTCAAAGGAGATGCCAAAGTTATGAAATTATTTGCAAAACATATAAAG GTCCAGGAACAGGTAAAGTTGCTGGAGAAGCGTGTGATACACCTGGGTGTGGGGACTCCGGGGAGAATCAAAGAACTTGTCAAACAAG ATGGCCTCCATTTGAACCCCTTAAAGTTTCTGGTGTTCGACTGGAACTGGAGAGATCAGAAGCTGAGGAGAATGATGGACATTCCCGAG ATAAGAAAGGAGGTTTTCGAGCTTCTAGATATGGGAGTGTTCAGCCTGTGCAAGTCGGACTCCTTGAAGCTGGGTCTTTTCTAA
- the Cmss1 gene encoding protein CMSS1 isoform X2, translated as MTQQDTAPVPEKTQQPTECFLTQTKEPKAEDSRKTRKWKKKKISDILAKSEPKPGTPEDLQKLIRDHYSSSRSVIELEELHLPDSCFLKANDLTHSLSSYLKEICPKWVKLRKTHNEKKSVLMLILCSSAVRALELIRSLTAFKGDAKVMKLFAKHIKVQEQVKLLEKRVIHLGVGTPGRIKELVKQDGLHLNPLKFLVFDWNWRDQKLRRMMDIPEIRKEVFELLDMGVFSLCKSDSLKLGLF; from the exons ATGACACAGCAGGACACAGCTCCGGTTCCTGAGAAAACCCAACAG CCCACTGAGTGTTTCCTGACACAAACAAAGGAACCCAAAGCAGAGGACTCTCGGAAGACCAGGAAGTGGAAGAAG aagaaaatttctgATATTCTTGCAAAATCAGAGCCCAAACCAGGGACCCCTGAGGACCTTCAGAAGCTGATCAGAGACCATTACAGCAGCAGCCGTTCCGTGATAGAATTAGAAGAACTGCACCTACCAG ACTCCTGCTTCCTCAAGGCCAATGATTTGACTCACAGTCTCTCTTCATACCTAAAAGAAA TCTGTCCTAAGTGGGTAAAACTTCGGAAAACCCACAACGAGAAGAAGTCGGTCCTGATGCTGATCCTCTGCAGCTCCGCTGTGCGAGCCCTGGAGCTCATCAG GTCTCTGACAGCATTCAAAGGAGATGCCAAAGTTATGAAATTATTTGCAAAACATATAAAG GTCCAGGAACAGGTAAAGTTGCTGGAGAAGCGTGTGATACACCTGGGTGTGGGGACTCCGGGGAGAATCAAAGAACTTGTCAAACAAG ATGGCCTCCATTTGAACCCCTTAAAGTTTCTGGTGTTCGACTGGAACTGGAGAGATCAGAAGCTGAGGAGAATGATGGACATTCCCGAG ATAAGAAAGGAGGTTTTCGAGCTTCTAGATATGGGAGTGTTCAGCCTGTGCAAGTCGGACTCCTTGAAGCTGGGTCTTTTCTAA
- the Cmss1 gene encoding protein CMSS1 isoform X1 — MGLNECSWLIPGHAGTCPVTGQSEQSGGEEGGDTEMTQQDTAPVPEKTQQPTECFLTQTKEPKAEDSRKTRKWKKKKISDILAKSEPKPGTPEDLQKLIRDHYSSSRSVIELEELHLPDSCFLKANDLTHSLSSYLKEICPKWVKLRKTHNEKKSVLMLILCSSAVRALELIRSLTAFKGDAKVMKLFAKHIKVQEQVKLLEKRVIHLGVGTPGRIKELVKQDGLHLNPLKFLVFDWNWRDQKLRRMMDIPEIRKEVFELLDMGVFSLCKSDSLKLGLF; from the exons AGCAATCAGGTGGTGAGGAAGGAGGGGACACGGAAATGACACAGCAGGACACAGCTCCGGTTCCTGAGAAAACCCAACAG CCCACTGAGTGTTTCCTGACACAAACAAAGGAACCCAAAGCAGAGGACTCTCGGAAGACCAGGAAGTGGAAGAAG aagaaaatttctgATATTCTTGCAAAATCAGAGCCCAAACCAGGGACCCCTGAGGACCTTCAGAAGCTGATCAGAGACCATTACAGCAGCAGCCGTTCCGTGATAGAATTAGAAGAACTGCACCTACCAG ACTCCTGCTTCCTCAAGGCCAATGATTTGACTCACAGTCTCTCTTCATACCTAAAAGAAA TCTGTCCTAAGTGGGTAAAACTTCGGAAAACCCACAACGAGAAGAAGTCGGTCCTGATGCTGATCCTCTGCAGCTCCGCTGTGCGAGCCCTGGAGCTCATCAG GTCTCTGACAGCATTCAAAGGAGATGCCAAAGTTATGAAATTATTTGCAAAACATATAAAG GTCCAGGAACAGGTAAAGTTGCTGGAGAAGCGTGTGATACACCTGGGTGTGGGGACTCCGGGGAGAATCAAAGAACTTGTCAAACAAG ATGGCCTCCATTTGAACCCCTTAAAGTTTCTGGTGTTCGACTGGAACTGGAGAGATCAGAAGCTGAGGAGAATGATGGACATTCCCGAG ATAAGAAAGGAGGTTTTCGAGCTTCTAGATATGGGAGTGTTCAGCCTGTGCAAGTCGGACTCCTTGAAGCTGGGTCTTTTCTAA